The following nucleotide sequence is from Branchiostoma lanceolatum isolate klBraLanc5 chromosome 18, klBraLanc5.hap2, whole genome shotgun sequence.
AGAAATTGGACTTTCgcaaattttcgactgttcaACTCcaatctttgtcaaggaatgagcaatccactgcatctgtgacgtcacgttatgtagAAAGAACACGTGACTCTATGAGCAGTAGATCATATGTTGCAAAAAGTCTGTGGCACCCCCCGTCTCtcttgagggatggttgtagagCCCGAATGCAGATGGTATTACGTATATTGTTAATGGTCTACCTAAAATTGCAAGTGACCTATTTTTGGACGTCAAAAATGTagtatgtatacagtatagccTATAGCATAGGTACTCGTACAACTACTTATAGCTGATGACCTTCAcctttaaaatgacaaattcaatttGTTATAAGCTTGCTAGGCTACTTTCTGATTTCTTCATCTAGCACTTAAAAAAACGCTTCCAAACATTAATCAGGAGAGGTAAATACTCCTTGTAGTTTGCTTTCCTGTTGACATTGATCACTGAAACGATCGCGATAGAAAACTATAAGATATAAGATGGAAATGGATCTatacacatgttttgttttgttttaatttcactgcagtgacacctagctgcaatgTATAGTAGAACCAGttagtattgccctgaagaCGGTGGCAGTCACTTAAACGTCGACGAGGTATCAATTAtttggttgtgtgcaaagaactCTGTTAACCGACAAAACTTTTCACAGATGAATATCACGCCAATCTACCTAGTGGCCCAATGACGATACGGGTTGGGCCCGAGCCTGCTACCCTGGGGGACACAAGAATGGAGAAAGGAAAGTCCGTTCTACCGAGCGTCGTGTTGGGAAGGATAGAGAGGAGAGACACCGCATCAGCCTCAAATGACGACAATGACACTGCAGAGAGAAGTAAGCTGCCTCTCATATTACCGTTTTATGGAATGGAgcgttcccgtcgaacaccatatcgaacatataaaaccccctgttctatttcgaacacctccgtcaaaaacagacCTTGAAGGACATTGCAGTGAAAAGCCTGTCACaaatatacgtaccctgcttaacacgtgccatttctgtcctactagcgccgtttttgacggaggtgttccaaatagaacagggggttctatatgttcgatatggggCTTATGGTGTTTGACTGGAAGGGtccatagtatacatgtacagcatgtaGATAATTGTCGATCAATATTTGCATctccaaataaaaaaaattacaatgtaCGGTTTACAGTAATAATGATATGGGGCAAGGTCGGCGTTTTATAGCTAAGCCTTTGGTCCCGCAAATCTTATGATAATAAAACAATAGTATTAAATGTTATAATATTGTGCTTAAATTACCATACCAACGTAATCTAACGTTACTAAACTAAATTGACTaaataatttgtattttttgcaGATGTGCGGAGTAAAAAGGATGTCATTTGTGAACACCAAAATGAAGAGGAGGACGTCTAATCAAAAGAAGAACACTGACAtcaacaagaccatagcacgtccaggtcaaaagatacaaaaacggaagttctgctgcagtaccaaggtcacataccagggggcccaaaaccaaccttgactttcggcttcccaacacccgcccacacaccaaatatcatcgaaatccatcaagaggttattgagttatgctaactagagtagtgcggaaacacaaacagacagacagacagacagacggacagacacacccaaaacaatatgtcaatttttcatggagataaaaaaggGTTAAAACTGAAATGGAATTCACACAAAGCAAACTAAGTTAAAACCATATGTTGGGCTCAGTCCAAGCCCAACTTAAAAGTTTTTACCGTGGATCATGAATTGCTTATAAAGCATTACATCAATAATTTATTAAAAGTACTAAGCTGTTAACACTTTGTTAGCGAATATGCAATTCTTAAATAATCGATATAGGTTATCATCCAagaaataagatacacaatacaaacggtactcaagcaactggattaaaaGATCTACCCAGTCACCCGAGTAACATTTGTACTGTGAATGATTAGATTGGTGATTTAAACTGATGTTTTTCTGGCCATTATTCTTGCCCTTCTCACATGGTATATGCATGTGGAGACCTTCGTTTTCTTGTCTGAATCATTAATTGACCATTGTGTAGAAAATGAACTTTCATGTCTTAAACCTCTGTTCAGCATTCCAATGTACAAAAATCAAAAAAATTCTTCATAAataataaatcaacatgttcaAAGGACCTTCACTGGTGTCAATTCAATTGATTATCCTATACCTCTTGGTACTGAGGTGCCATCCCCCGccctgtactatcctgtactACCCCCAGCCTATACTATACTGTACCGTCCCCAGCCTTTGTACTAATGTGCCATCCCCCAGCCTGTAATATCCTGTACCACCCTCAGCCTGTAGTACCCTGTACCATCcctagccttggtgctgatgtGCCATCCCCACCATACACTATACTGTACCACCCCAGCCTtggtgctgcagtaccataccCCAGCCTGTACTATCCTGAACCATCCCCAGCTTTGGTGCTGATGTACCATCCCACCCTGTACTATACTGTACCATACCCAGCCTTGGTACTGATGTGCCATCCCCCGGCCTGTACCATACTGTACCATCcccagccttggtgctgaagtgccATCCCCACCatgtactatcctgtaccatcCCCAGCCTTGGAGCTGATGTGCCatccccaccctgtactatcctTTACCatccccaccctgtactatcaTGTACCATCCCCAGCCTTGGTACTGATGTACCACCCCCACCCTGTACTATACTGTACCATCcccagccttggtgctgaagagcCATCCCCAGTCTGTACTATCCTGAACCACCCCCAGCCTTACTGCTGAAGTACCATCCCCCGGCCTGTACTATCCTTTACCatccccaccctgtactatcaTGTACCATCCCCAGCTTCGCTGCTGTTGTACCAcccccaccctgtactatcaTGTACCATCCCCAGCCTTGATGCTGAAGTTTAATCCCCCACCCTGTACTATACTGTACCATCCCCAGCCTTGGTGTTAATGATTGCCTCCCCCCAAAAGAAACTTTTGCAACCTATAAGCATCTGAAAATACTACAATACTTCTTGTATATACATTCTTTGTATGTGTATAAGTATGATCATTGTTTTTATCGAAATACATCTTATAACATTTTGCTATTTTGCAAGGCATGACACAACTATGAAACTTGGCATCGAGTCTTTATTAGTCTTCAACAGTGCAATCTTCATGACAAAAGGTATTGCATCCATGAAAATATTTGATTGAAATATGCATCAATGTCTAAAGGTTAGATAGCAAGCCACTGGGTTTTGCAAGCTTACAAATATATGCATATAATTGTTTCTGATAAACAGTAAATAAACATATTCAACTGAGTTGACTTGAAACTGCGTATCAAAATGATTTAACAAATAAGCAGTCACTTTAGGCATGCAGTGATTCAAAATATTTGTTGCAATGTCATAGAAGAGCTTGTCACGGCTAAGGCACTAAGCAAAGAGGAACAATTGCAACGGGTTTAATTTGAGACAACTGAAAAGATAAAATGCTTTATCTTTATTCTCAACATATCATGAACCTGTCCTTCCCAACGACTCTATCTTTTGGTAGAGTCCATAACATCCAGAATCTTAACTATTTTGAGCAACAAGGATTTAGTTTATTAATCATCAGATACATATCATGAATGgtatatgcaaattagctacatCTTATAGATTGGATTACAttgaaaattcattcattttatttACTGTGAAACCACATATTGTCACTGAAGCGGTTTTCAAATGGCCCTTGAgctaaacaaaaacattgtaatGCATACTTTCCATTTACTTCAGTATCTGTTCCTCAACATTAGTAAGTCTAGCTTTTCTTCTAAACACTACTAAGAAAGCATTTCCACAACAGAAGACATTCGCTCCAATCACTTTGATCTGAATATGCGTTTCCACTTCTGAAAATATTTCTCCTTTTGCTAACTGTATTTGTATATACTTCGAGTATTTGATGACCTTTATACCATTATGGCTGTTGTTCAACTAAACAATTAAATGTTTAGTTACCAACCTAGCTTCAATTTTCCATCTTGGATTCTAACATAATACCAGTAGTCctaaatacaaatacaagtcACTTTTTTCCTAATATTTCCATAGAAAAGCACTTTAGTAGCATACATGTTTGAAACATGTGTTTTCAAATGTAATGATTGCAataacactggtcactttacATATAGAAAAACTAAGAACATGGAAAATGTATTTCAACTTCATGCTATGTATACTATAGTTTCATTCCCTATAATGATATTTCTAttctattatcataattatggaAACATCTACATTAACTCAACTAAATTACAAGTTTTATCCAAATTCTAGTCATCAGCTTGAGTAAAAGTGTTAGTCAGACAGAGTTGAACCAGTAGTCTACCCAGTTCTAGATCTATTTCTAGACATCTTGGCAAAATCATGTTTAAGCTTaggaaaaaaatcttgtttccACTAACCCAACTGACCCTAGCACAAATGTGCCCACCCTGGGCATTTTGGGGGGCGACTGCGCCCAAGAGAtataaaattttcaatctgacatccAAGTGATGAAATCAAAAACAGGCTTCCAATATCTTTTTGatagttgatgtaagaatgtgttgtaaacattgtacttctttgttcagtttatccaTATTCTTGTGTTTGTACAGTGTATATCTGtggttgaaaataccagtgtcttGATGCATTCTAGTTTTACATTTGTCACACTGTATTTCTTTGATCACTTtggcaaaaatttaaaaagaagaagaaacaaagagAATCTCTACCTTCTGaccataatttttcagaacagtAATCCGAAACACATAACTTTTCCTAGGCCTTGGCTCCTGGCGTGATTTTACCCAATTTTGTCAAATGACAGAATTACAAAATGCCAGTAAAACCATGATTTAAACTTACATTAATTTTTCCCTTTGAGGGATTTCATTTGTTCCTTGTACCAGTCTGGCGCGTCTGGATTATCTACGCCGCATCCATGATGGTCGTAACCGTATTCTACAGTCAACTCTTCATCCGCGGAGACGGGCTTGATGGTTCGGATACATTTGATGAACCCGAACCGAGGGTGCTGAAAAAGGTCGTATTTGGAATTCGGAGAGAACGAGTGGTTGACTTTGTGTCCGAGGGACGCGCAGTAATGTTTCGTGTCGTCGAACGGTGGTGGGACGTCAATGACGATTTCCTCGTCCAGGGAGATGGTGTTGCCGTTCTTGGACCAGTCGCGGGCGTCGACTTCGGCGTGCGTCAGACGTAGCCCATTGTAAAACGCCACAACTTTGTCCTCCTTGACGGGAACTTTCATGAAGAGACCCTCTGAAGCACCTGGGTTGAAAATTAAAGGGGGTAATATGTATAGCTATATTGTTAGATTGCAGGATTCAATATATTTGTATCTATTTATGCTGAATGTATAATGTATCTCAAGTGGACTTGAATTCAAATATCTTGTTCAAGTACCTTATACTGACTTTATAACAGATCACATATTTTTTGATGTACTGAAACTTTCACCATAAAAAGAGTTACAAGCAATGCCGAGAACTTTACGAAACATCTCAAATTTCAAGTAAAATATGCATGTCTTCATAAGATTAAAAAGGGTTTCAGTGGCAGATGTTCAGAGAGCAAATATAGAgcctaaaaaaaaggaaaagtctTTCTCTGAGATGCTTTTCTTAACCTACCTTGTATAGTAGATGCGCCGACATAAACCATTTGTTGTTCATATGGATCAGGCAGCTGCAGGTCGGATGATATGCTGTTGCTCGTTGACACATCACACTTAAAGATCCCGCCGTCTGACACCATCTTGAACTGCGGCCTGTCTTGATTAATCCCCACCACTTCCGCAAGCTTACCTTTGACCATCTCCCCATCTACAAACGAACCAATCAGAGCGAGCTTCATGTCCGGGTAGATGTACGCGATGTCTTTCCCGCTCATCTCTCCCTCGTCGTTCACATCTCCACAGATGCATCCGCCATCCGCTGAGTATATCCAACAGAACCCACACTTCACGCCGTTACTGTACTGTCCCCTGAACGTCAACTGTCCTTCGCTGTTAAACTCTTCCGCGGGACCGTTTAGCTCTCCGTCTATGTAAACCCCCTTTAACACGCTACCGTCTTCGTACGTATAAAACCCCTTCCCTTGCAACATCCCGCCATCGAAAACCCCCTCGAGTTTGCTGCCGTCATAGAAATGGAAGCACCCCTTGCCTGATTTGGCGCCGTGGTCGAAATGACCTTCGAACTTGTCGCCGGAGGTGTACGCGAGCGTGCAGTGACCGTGAGGGAATCCTTCATCGTCCACCGGACCCTGTAGCGTGTACTCTTCTTCTTCATCGCTTTCCATCGCTAGGGACAGACATAAAATACAGTCTGTTGCAGGTTACGATTACAAGAAGTCTTACAAAATCACGCTTCTACTAagttctagcagcccttccattGGTTGGGGAGGGTgcccaatcagcccctgacagcgagagattgtgtaacactgGCTATGATTACAATGTACTGCACTGGTACTAAGTGTGCAGTAAGCTAAATCCATGATAAACCTACAAGCTTCTATTTTAAAGCAGAATCTTTTACTGTACTAAGCCAGTTCACAGTTCAAACCACACATTCGTACACAGCGAGATGGATTGTGAGTAATACAtttatgtcaaaggtgaaggcccctaacttgttttaacagttcttgtctagttCATGCTTAACACATCCATACTTTTCTGCTTACGTCTCAAGGGCCTTCAACTGTGGGATATCATCCACAATCTATCTCGCATGCTCAGTTTAATCCATGAACAAGCATATTTTTCCACACAAGAACTTAGAAAACACTTGCCCACatttttgtcaaggaatgaacatCAGCTATGAGTCACATGTCCATTTATAGAAGAGAGGGGACAACCACAAGTGTAACAGGTGCAAGGCTATCTGAAGTAGGGGCGATCCACTAATCATTTGGTAGCAGGGTGTCTCTTGGAAATAATTTCGGGGTCCATCAAAAGTTACTACAATCATGCAGTAAGAAATAATTAAATCCATTATCAGCCCATATTATATCATAGGTCAGTAGCAGTAATTTGCATTGTGGTAGCTGTTGAAGCCCAACTCGCGAACTATTAGTGAATTGTCCCTAACTTTCAAGCAAAACAGCTGGGCAGGGCCTTACATATCTCAGTTGTTGCGTGCTTCCTAGTCCCTTTAACAACTTCTCAGATTAAAAATATTGACATTTCAGATTGGAATATTAGATTTGTTATCATAATTTTGTAGTTACCTACCCGCTTGCGCCAGCTTTAAGGTAGGAGAGGACAAAAGTTGTGAGAAAACCTCCCTCTGCTACTGcacggcagccatgttggaatGGTGGAGGGGCCAAAGGTCACTCCAAGACCA
It contains:
- the LOC136423916 gene encoding histone-lysine N-methyltransferase SETD7-like is translated as MESDEEEEYTLQGPVDDEGFPHGHCTLAYTSGDKFEGHFDHGAKSGKGCFHFYDGSKLEGVFDGGMLQGKGFYTYEDGSVLKGVYIDGELNGPAEEFNSEGQLTFRGQYSNGVKCGFCWIYSADGGCICGDVNDEGEMSGKDIAYIYPDMKLALIGSFVDGEMVKGKLAEVVGINQDRPQFKMVSDGGIFKCDVSTSNSISSDLQLPDPYEQQMVYVGASTIQGASEGLFMKVPVKEDKVVAFYNGLRLTHAEVDARDWSKNGNTISLDEEIVIDVPPPFDDTKHYCASLGHKVNHSFSPNSKYDLFQHPRFGFIKCIRTIKPVSADEELTVEYGYDHHGCGVDNPDAPDWYKEQMKSLKGKN